From Rutidosis leptorrhynchoides isolate AG116_Rl617_1_P2 chromosome 3, CSIRO_AGI_Rlap_v1, whole genome shotgun sequence, a single genomic window includes:
- the LOC139901757 gene encoding uncharacterized protein, producing MDAFISEMRKIVEVQNKSIGALAKEIGNVAENKENREPGTIPSYTVLNPNHKDQGRGHEVNMVGTLRSGKTYDNKVKIPKKSEIKYGPGKSPILNDLSNDANEVPVDFGVGLNVEKPVVEKFEEMDMTNTIPFPEVLESPNQFSYGKKGPKTDDMWEIFKQVKINIPLIDAIKQIPTYAKFLKDLCVQKRKLNAPLPKKVKLTEKVSAVISGSLPPKFKDPGTPLISATVGNVNVKKALLDLGASINILPSSFVDRYELGTLKRTDILIQLADRSMRTPRSMLKNVIVKVEDFYYLVNFIVIDMETTFRETQPMIILGRPFLATIDALINCRTEVMDISFDNKRSRINIFNSLDTPNVQDCFVFDTNHEQLQKYAPNVKEKEDVRKFSEEGMTSEFMESQIRTNAEILMSQKESIQNLQRELKNLSRVLETKLSSSITTIVHCQ from the coding sequence ATGGATGCGTTTATCTCCGAAATGCGGAAAATAGTGGAAGTGCAAAATAAGTCAATTGGTGCATTGGCTAAGGAGATTGGTAATGTAGCGGAAAATAAAGAAAATCGAGAGCCAGGTACAATTCCAAGTTACACGGTTCTAAATCCAAATCATAAGGACCAAGGAAGAGGACATGAAGTGAACATGGTGGGCACTTTAAGGAGTGGAAAGACATATGATAATAAGGTAAAAATTCCCAAGAAATCAGAAATCAAGTATGGTCCAGGTAAGTCTCCTATTTTAAATGATTTGAGTAATGATGCTAATGAGGTTCCCGTGGATTTTGGGGTTGGGTTAAATGTggaaaaaccggtagttgaaaagtttgAGGAAATGGATATGACTAATACTATTCCATTCCCCGAGGTTTTGGAGTCCCCAAACCAATTTTcttatgggaaaaagggaccaAAAACAGATGATATGTGGGAAatatttaaacaagtaaaaatcaATATCCCACTTATTGATGCAATAAAACAAATCCCTACATATGCtaaatttttaaaagatttgtGTGTTCAAAAACGGAAACTAAATGCACCATTGCCCAAAAAGgtaaaattaactgaaaaagtgagTGCGGTCATTTCTGGTTCACTTCCACCGAAGTTTAAGGACCCGGGGACACCATTAATTTCGGCTACGGTGGGTAATGTTAATGTCAAAAAGGCTTTAttggatttgggggctagtattaaCATACTTCCATCAAGTTTTGTTGACCGGTACGAGTTGGGAACTTTAAAACGAACTGATATTCTCATCCAACTTGCAGACCGGTCAATGAGAACTCCAAGGAGTATGTTGAAAAATGTGATTGTGAAAGTTGAAGACTTTTATTACTTGGTAAATTTTATTGTTATAGACATGGAGACCACTTTTAGGGAAACCCAACCGATGATTATCCTTGGTCGTCCATTTTTGGCTACAATTGATGCTCTTATCAATTGTAGAACCGAGGTTATGGACATTTCTTTTGATAATAAGAGATCAaggattaatatttttaattcattagaTACACCGAATGTCCAGGATTGTTTTGTGTTCGATACTAACCATGAACAGCTTCAAAAGTATGCACCGAATGTGAAAGAGAAAGAGGATGTAAGGAAATTTAGTGAAGAGGGTATGACGAGTGAATTCATGGAATCTCAAATAAGAACTAATGCAGAAATTTTGATGAGTCAAAAAGAATCGATCCAAAATCTTCAGCGCGAGTTGAAAAATCTAAGTCGAGTTCTTGAAACCAAGTTGAGTTCGTCTATTACCACCATTGTTCATTGCCAGTGA